The Cyclobacterium amurskyense genome contains the following window.
TTTGTAATAAGCGATGATCAGTCCTTTTATCATACAAGTTTTGAAGGAAGTAAATTTGTAAATACACCGGCTTTTGATAGGGTCGCAAAAGAGGGAGTGTATTTTACCAATGCTATGGCTGGTTCTCCGGGATGTGCGCCTTCAAGGAGCAGTATCATTACAGGAAGGCATCATTGGCAGAATGAGTCCTCTGGCCAACATGCAGCGCCCTGGCTAAAAAAACATGTGCCTTTTGTCGATTTGTTAGAAGCCAATGGGTATAAAACCGGCAGAACAGGTAAGGGGGTAAGTCCGTTCCGGTATGCAAGAGACGAGAAAGATTCTTTGTGGAGAGCCACAGATGCTGCAGGCATTGAATACAGCAAAATCAGGTATGAAGAAGGTCCAGAAGACATTCGTACAGGAGATAAAATCAGCAATCTCAATTATTTTGAAAATTTCAAGTTTTTCTTAGAAAACGAACGAAAGGACAAACCTTTTTTCTTTTGGTTTGGAGCTACAGAGCCTCACCGTGCCTATGAGAAAGATTCGTGGAAAAGAACAGATAAAAAACTGTCAGATGTAGAAGTCCCAGCCTTTTTTCCTGACAATGACATTGTGAGGGGAGACATGCTGGATTATGCGGTGGAAATTGAATGGTATGACCGTCATCTTGACTCCATGATCAACTATTTAGAGGAGATTGGAGAGCTGGAAAACACCATTATTATCGTTACTGCTGACAATGGAATGCCTTTTCCTAGAGCGAAGGCAAACAGTTATGATTACGGTATCCATGTGCCTTTTGCTGTCAGGTACCCTAAGGCGTTTCCAGGCGGAAGAAAAGTGGATGATCCTATTGGGTTTATTGATCTTGCACCTACCATTTTGGACCTGACACAAACCAAGCAGGATGGGATGTTGCCCATTACAGGTAAAAGCATCCGGGCATTATTGGAGTCTGAGAAGCAGGGAACAATTGAACCATCTAAAAAGTATGCTTTTTCGGGTAGAGAAAGGCATTCTTCTTCCAGGCACCTCAATTGGGGCTATCCACAAAGATCGATTAGAAGTGAAGACTATTTATTGGTGTGGAACATGAAACCCGATCGCTGGCCTGCAGGTGCACCCCAAAGAATAAATCCAGAAAATGAAGATGAACTGCTTCCCATGTATGGGATAGATGAGGACGGTATCAGTCATTCTGAATGGGCATTTACGGATGTTGATGAATCGCCTACCAAATCATTTATTATCGAAAATTATAAAGACCCTTCCATCAAACCATTTTTCGATGCTGCTTTTGCCAAGAATTCGGAAGTACAGTTATTCGACATAAAAAATGATCCTTACTGTTTGAATAATGTAGTAAATGATGCGGATTATGCTTCAGTAAAAGAGGAACTACAAGCGGCCTTATTGGAAGAATTAAGGTCCTCAAAAGACCCAAGGGTTGTAGGGCCGGATAAGGAAGTTTTCGATTCCTATATCCGATACAGTCCTATGAGAGGTTTTCCGGAACCAATACCAGGAAGCCAGTTAAAATAAACTGAGATCAAGAAAACTTTATTATCTTGTATTGCATTATTAATAGACCCTTTACTAGCAAAGTAGAGGGTCTATTTGTGTCTACTTGGTTAAGGTTAATTATTTGATCTGAATTAATAAATTAAGCCCGGATTATGTAATAGGATTTCTCCGTCCTGATAGTCAGGGGTGAAGCCTGTCCCGTGTTTACGGGAAGTGCTGCAATCGTAAAAAAAACAGGCTGTTTGGAGATTTTAGCATAGCACCGCTATGGTGAAATTGAAAACAGCAACGAAGTGGCTGATTTTGAAGCGATTTCAGCATGTAATAGATTTTCTATTGCATATTTCGGGTTAAAGCACCCATTACCTGATAATCGTCCGGTATTATTTTTTGCATTTGGCTAAAAAGAAAATATTTTCATTTTTTTTCTTCAAAGGAGGATAACTTTTGTATGCTTCTGTCTCCTTTAATTGAAACACTCTACTATGTGTAAGCGAGATTATAAGATAGCCGACTTTGTACTGGACCCGGAATTTCAAAAATGGGTGCTTTCTCCAGATTCCCAAACAAAAGAATACTGGGAAAAGTACCTGAATGAAAATCCTAAAAAAGAAGAGGACATTGCTTTAGCAATGAAGCTGGTAGCAAATATGTCTAGAAAGTCCTATAAGTTGTCTACTGATAAAATTGAAGAAACTTGGGGCAATATAGAGCAAGCTATCGGGAATACTGAGGTGAAAGAGAACCATAAAGGCCCCGTTCCATTAAATGCTGTCAGTACTATTCTTCGATTTAGAGCCAAAAGAGCCGAAGGCAGAAGGGAGATTTCCCAGTTTTACCGTATGGTAGGGATTTTAGCGCTTGTATTTTCCCTGGCTATAATGGTCAATATCTACCTACCCAAGGAAGAAGCCCCGGTTGTAGTTGAGCAATTGGAAATGCTAGAACACTATGCACCTCCCGGAGTAAAAGCCAACCTTACGCTACAGGATGGATCCAAAGTAATCCTCAATTCTGGAAGCAGTTTAAAATACATCAAGAACTTCGAAAGTCATCAGCGTGTATTGGAACTTTCAGGAGAAGCTTATTTTGAAGTTGCTGAAGACAAAACCAGACCCTTTAGTGTGAAAACGGGGGCAGTTACCACCACTGCACTTGGTACTACTTTCCATATTTCTTCCTATGAAAATGAACCCCTAGACATTGCGTTATTGACTGGTAAAGTGGCTGTAGATATTGACCTTAATGAAGGGCAACGCATTAACCTTGAAAAAGGGGAAGGATTGGAGATAAATTTAGACAGTGAAAGGATCAATAGTTTATCCTTTGATCCAGAAAAATTGTTGGCATGGACAAGAAAGTCTATCATTTTTGAAAATGTGTCTATGTTTCAGGTCAAGAGAGTACTTGAAAATTGGTATGGAGTAAATATTGATTTTATCAATCGTCCAGCTTCAGATTTAGAAATATCAGGCAAGTTTAAGGACCAGAGTTTAGAGAATGTTCTTGAAGGATTAAGTCATTCTGCAAGGTTTGAATACAAATTAGAAAAAGATAAAGCGACTTTAAAGTTTAACTAGATGAGAATGCCTATGTAATGTCTAAAATGTACAAATTAAAAGAGGCCATAAATGCGCTAACACTTATGACCTCCAATGAAATCGGAACTAGGACTGCCATCCTTTTTCCGAAAATGTTTATTTAATCGAATTTCTAAACAAACGATGTAAAGATATGAATAAATGCCTACTTAAGCATGTTATCTACATGACCAAATTATTTACAATAGCCTTCACTCTTCAGTGTTTGAGCATGAGTTTCCTTCTAGCTTTTAATGGAAATGCCCAAGTTAAAAGCATAGAGGAGGTATCCGTATACCTTTCTTTAAAAAATGTAAAGGTAAAAGAAGCCTTTAAAAGGTTAGAAAAGCTAACGGATTACAATTTCGTTTTCGCCTCCAGGGAAATTGAGAACAGTCAGTTCATCAATGTAGAAAGTAAAGGAGAAAGCCTTTACTTTCTATTGTCTGCCATTGCTGCTCAAACGGACCTAAGTTTCAAACAGGTGAATAACAACATCCATGTTAAGAAAATGGACCGTAAAAATCCCCTTGTTGATGTTGATTACGAGCAAGTTGTCGTAAAGGGAATTGTTACAGATGAAAATGGCGATCCTTTACCCGGGGCAACAGTAACAATTGCTAATAGCTCAAATGGAACTGTTACAGATTTAGATGGAAATTTCTCAATTGAGGTTGAAGAAGGAGCTACTCTGGTGATTTCATTTATTGGTTTCAAAACTAAGAATGTATCTATAGCCAACCAAACCCAATTTAACATTATCATGGAGCCAGACAATAACGATCTAGAAGAGGTGGTTGTGGTAGGTTATGGAACGGTCAAAAAGAGTGATTTAACAGGCTCAGTATCGAGTGTAAAATCAGACGAAATTAATGCTTTCCCAACATCGAATGTTATGCAAGCGATGGCTGGTAGAGCTGCAGGGGTTCAAATTATACAGAATAGTGGTGCTCCTGGTGCTGGTATAAGTGTTAGGATTCGTGGTACCAACTCCATTCAAGGTGGCAATGAACCACTTTATGTTGTCGATGGTTTTCCTTTTTCAGGAAACCCTACAAATTTGAATAACTTCGATATAGAAAGTATTGAAGTGTTGAAAGATGCCTCCGCTACTGCTATATATGGTTCCAGAGGAGCCAATGGTGTAGTCTTGATCACGACCAAGCAAGGAAAAGAAGGTACTTCTAAAGTTGATTTCGAAACAAGTTATAGTACACAATCCATTCGCAATACTTTGGACCTAATGAATGGCAGTGAGTATGCTCAAATCCAGAATATTCAAGCTACCAATGATAATATTCCTTTGTATTTTACTGAACAGGAGATTGCTAATTTTGGTCAGGGGTTTGATTGGCAAAATTTAATTTTTACTAAAGCTCCGATATTGTCCACATCTTTAAATGTTAGTGGAGGAAGTCCTAAAACTAAATATTCTATTTCGGGAAGCTTTTTTGGTCAGGATGGTATAATTAAAGGAAGTGATTACGATAGGTACTCCCTTAGAGCAAACATCAATCATACTGTTAGTGATAAGATAGCTTTACTTTTTAACAGTAATCTTACCCACCTTAAAACGGAAAGAAGGGACAGTGGAGGGGGGTCACGTGGTAATTCTATGATTGGTGCTGCATTGTCTGCTGCACCAATCTCTCAACCTTATAATGAAGATGGTAGTTATAATGTATTGGGAAATGAATATCCATTTATTGCTCCAGACATTATCAATCCCCTCAATTTCCTCAATGAACAGATGAGTATTGTTAAGGCAAATATTGTTTTGACCAATATGGCTTTTGTATACAAACCCATTCCAGATCTGACATTAAAAATTTCTGGAGGAATTGAAAACAGAGATGACAGAACGGATGCTTACACCTCTAGAAATTTCTTTAACTCTGATGGTAGAGCGAGTGTAAATACAAGTCAATTTAGGAGTCTTCTAAGTGAAAACACCCTAAGTTATGACAAAACCTTTGCGAGTAAGCACCAATTAAATGCTTTGCTTGGATTTACTTACCAGGATTTCACCTCTACTTATTTAAGTGCTAGTGGCGTTGGATTCTTAAGTGACTCATTTGAAACCTACAGCCTTCAGGCTGCAAGTACACCTGGTATCCCAAGCAGTGGGTACTCAAATTCCGTATTAATTTCCTACTTGAGTAGGGTTAATTACACCTTTGACGACCGGTTTTTATTTACATTTAGTTTCAGAACTGATGGTTCTTCTAAGTATAGTCCTGGTAATAAATGGGGTTTCTTCCCTTCAGGTGCTTTTGCTTACCGTGTATTCAAAGAATCATTTGTTGAAAACAGTAACTGGCTTTCAGATTTAAAAGTTAGAACAAGTTGGGGACTTACAGGTAGCCAGGCAATCTCTCCTTATGCAACCCTAAACCAATTAAATCCTGGAAATACAGTATTTCAAAATAGTCTATACAATACATTTGCACCAAGTACAGTACTCCCAGGCAATTTGAAATGGGAAACCACAGAGCAAATTGACGTTGGTTTTGATATGGGGTTTTTGGAGGACAGAATCTTGTTTAATGCAGATTATTACATCAAAAATACCCGCGACTTGCTCAATACCGTAAGACTTCCAAGTTCCCTTGGCTTTACCACTACGATTCAAAATGTAGGTAAGGTTCAAAATAAAGGAGTGGAATTGAGTTTGGATGGCAAAGTATTGACCGGAGACTTTAAATGGGATGTTTTTGGTAATGTTTCCTTTAACAAAAACAAAGTGTTGAGCTTACACAATGGCGAAGATATTTTAGGTGCCTATGTAAGTGTATTGGTGGTTGGTGACAATGTTACCATCCTAAGAGAAGGAAGACCAATCGGTCAGTTTTGGGGCTATCAGGAAGATGGTTATGATGAAAATGGAAACATCAATTTTGTTGACCAAGATGACAATGGCATCATCAACGACAATGATAAAACCTATATAGGAGATCCTAACCCTAAATTTATCTATGGGTTTAATTCCACTATGAATTACAAAAACTTTGAATTCAGTTTCTTTCTTCAAGGATCCCATGGCAATGATATTTTCAATGTAAGTTCAATTACCAGCACAATGGATTTTGGGCAGGGAATGAACATGCCAAAAGAAGTTTTGTATGACCATTGGACACCTGAAAATACAAATGCTAAATATCCTTTAATAAGCAGAAATACTGCTGTTAGAGTTTCCGATAGGTTTATTGAGGATGGATCTTATTTAAGGTTTAAAAATATTCAGTTGGCTTATAACTTGCCTGCAGCCCTTCTGTTCAAAAAATCGCTTAATAGTGCTCAGGTTTATGTGAGTGCTCAAAATTTTATCACTTTGACCGGTTATTCCTGGTGGGACCCTGAAGTAAATTCAAGAGGTGCAGGGACCCAATTGGGGATAGACCATTACAGTTATCCTATTCCAAAATCCCTTACTATGGGAGTTAGATTGGGTTTTTAATCCGGATAATGAAAACAAGTATTCAATTTAAAGTGAAAAAAGATGAAAAGGATAACAACCATTCAATTATACATTCTTCCAGTATTCCTCTTGCTATTAGTAAGTTGTGAGGATTTATTACTGGAACAACCTAAAACTGTTGCTGTAGAAAACTTTTACAATACGGCAGAGGAAGTAGAGACTGCAGTGAATGCAATTTACTCTCCTTTGCGTTCTACCAGAGCAGAGCAAATTGCTATATTAGATGCCCATTCAGACTGGGGATATGGCAGAGGAAGCCGAGCACAATACAATGATTTTGCTGGCCTAAATGCAACCAATATCAATACTGCAGGCTCAAGGTGGAATTCATTCTACCAAGCCATTAGAAATGCGAATTTGGTCATTTTTAATGCGCCAAATGGCGATAATATTAGTGAGGAAGATGTCAATTATTTTATTGCTGAAGCAAAATTTCTTAGAGCATTAAGTTATTTTGATCTGGTAAGAAACTGGGCTGGTGTCCCTTTGAGAACAGAGGACAACATGTTGGAAATTGATTTGCCAAAAAGTTCCGTGTCGGAAGTTTATGAATTGATTTTATCAGATCTTGAATATGCCGAAACGCATTTAAATGCTACGGCTAAAGTTATCGGAAGGCCTACGATCAATGCTGCTAAAACATTACTTGCCGATGTTCATTTGTCCTTAGGGAACTATGATCAAGCGATGGAGAAAAGTAAAGAAGTTATTGACTCAAATAAGTATTCATTGGTGCCAGTAGAAGAGGCCAATGATTTTCGTACTGATATTTTCGGTTCTGATCTGGTTACGAGTACTGAAGAAGTATTTTATTTTAAATACTCTAGGGAGATTGGACAGGGGAACTTCATGTTATTCATATTGAACCATCCAAGCACCGGTTATTTTAATTTTGGAGGGGCTTACGCGCATTATAGCGATGCTTCTAACCCTTTCTATATCAATTGGGAAGATGGAGATTTGAGAAAAGAACTTTGGGACAAAGTTGATTTTGGATTGGGACCAAATACCTTGGTAAGTAATAAGTACATGGAGCTGGATGCTGTTGGAAGGAGTGATGGAGGAAATGATTTACCTATTTACAGGTATGCTGAAGTGCTTTTAATTTTTGCTGAATCTTCAGCCAGAAATGCCAATGCAGTAACTCCTGAAGCCTTAGAAACCTTAAATAAAATAAAAAGAAGAGCTTATGGCTTAGCCATTGATTCACCATCGGAAGTTGATTATTCTTTCTCTTCGGGTGAAATTACAGAATTCCTTGATGCCTTATTACAAGAAAGAGCTTACGAGTTTATCTTCGAAGGTAAGCGTTGGTTAGATTTAAAAAGGGTAGGAAGAGCACAGGAAATGGTAATGAAAAATAAAGGTATTACCATAGCGGATGCCCATTATTTATGGCCAATACCATTATCCGAGTTGAATTTTAATGGTGCCTTAGATCCCGATACAGATCAAAACCCAGGTTACTGATCAGTATAATTAAATAAAATAATCAACCCGAATGATGCAGGTGCTATAAGCTTAACTAGTGAAAAGCTTTCTAAAGAAGTGAGGACACTTATTGATAGTGTAGTTGCTGCATGATTTGGGTTTAAGCCATAAATAGGATTATGAAAAGAAGAGATATGATCGCCGCAATGGGAACACTCTCCCTCGGTGTGGCCGCTTCACCCTTCGCTAAAGGAGATGTATTAAAAGAACCCTACAAGGTTGTTCAAAAAAATATAACAACGGACGTTGTAGTAGTGGGAGGAGGTACCGCTGGTGCAGTAGCAGCGATTCAGGTTGGAAGAGCAGGTAAAAAAGTAACCCTAATTGAGTGTGTTAGCCAATTAGGTGGTACCACTACAACCGCAGGAGTGGCTTTTCCGGGAATATTCTTTGCCTGGGGAAAGCAAATAATTAGTGGTATCGGTTGGGAAAATGTACAAGAAGCAGTAGAACTAAATGGAGATACGCTACCCAATTTTTCGATTCCTCATGGACGCCAACATTGGGAACACCAAGTGAGACTAAATGGACCATTGTTTTCCTTAATATTAGAGCAAAAATGTGTAGAAGCTGGGGTTGATTTGCGCTATTATGAAACGCCAACGAAAATAGAATTCAAGAATGGATTCTGGGAAATGGAGACCGTAGGTAAAGGAATTACTACCAAAATAAAATGCAAGCAAATTATCGATTGCTCAGGAAATGCAATTGCTGCAAATATTGCAGGGTTGGATTTGCTGAAAGAAGCTGAAACACAACCTGGAACGCTTATCTTTAGATTGGGTGGTTATGACATGAAAGCCTTGGATT
Protein-coding sequences here:
- a CDS encoding sulfatase family protein, whose protein sequence is MIKKHELVTLMRGYHSIGLKRQTLLFGVLFVLILTSCASNKEETSNKQPNILFVISDDQSFYHTSFEGSKFVNTPAFDRVAKEGVYFTNAMAGSPGCAPSRSSIITGRHHWQNESSGQHAAPWLKKHVPFVDLLEANGYKTGRTGKGVSPFRYARDEKDSLWRATDAAGIEYSKIRYEEGPEDIRTGDKISNLNYFENFKFFLENERKDKPFFFWFGATEPHRAYEKDSWKRTDKKLSDVEVPAFFPDNDIVRGDMLDYAVEIEWYDRHLDSMINYLEEIGELENTIIIVTADNGMPFPRAKANSYDYGIHVPFAVRYPKAFPGGRKVDDPIGFIDLAPTILDLTQTKQDGMLPITGKSIRALLESEKQGTIEPSKKYAFSGRERHSSSRHLNWGYPQRSIRSEDYLLVWNMKPDRWPAGAPQRINPENEDELLPMYGIDEDGISHSEWAFTDVDESPTKSFIIENYKDPSIKPFFDAAFAKNSEVQLFDIKNDPYCLNNVVNDADYASVKEELQAALLEELRSSKDPRVVGPDKEVFDSYIRYSPMRGFPEPIPGSQLK
- a CDS encoding FecR family protein translates to MCKRDYKIADFVLDPEFQKWVLSPDSQTKEYWEKYLNENPKKEEDIALAMKLVANMSRKSYKLSTDKIEETWGNIEQAIGNTEVKENHKGPVPLNAVSTILRFRAKRAEGRREISQFYRMVGILALVFSLAIMVNIYLPKEEAPVVVEQLEMLEHYAPPGVKANLTLQDGSKVILNSGSSLKYIKNFESHQRVLELSGEAYFEVAEDKTRPFSVKTGAVTTTALGTTFHISSYENEPLDIALLTGKVAVDIDLNEGQRINLEKGEGLEINLDSERINSLSFDPEKLLAWTRKSIIFENVSMFQVKRVLENWYGVNIDFINRPASDLEISGKFKDQSLENVLEGLSHSARFEYKLEKDKATLKFN
- a CDS encoding SusC/RagA family TonB-linked outer membrane protein, giving the protein MSFLLAFNGNAQVKSIEEVSVYLSLKNVKVKEAFKRLEKLTDYNFVFASREIENSQFINVESKGESLYFLLSAIAAQTDLSFKQVNNNIHVKKMDRKNPLVDVDYEQVVVKGIVTDENGDPLPGATVTIANSSNGTVTDLDGNFSIEVEEGATLVISFIGFKTKNVSIANQTQFNIIMEPDNNDLEEVVVVGYGTVKKSDLTGSVSSVKSDEINAFPTSNVMQAMAGRAAGVQIIQNSGAPGAGISVRIRGTNSIQGGNEPLYVVDGFPFSGNPTNLNNFDIESIEVLKDASATAIYGSRGANGVVLITTKQGKEGTSKVDFETSYSTQSIRNTLDLMNGSEYAQIQNIQATNDNIPLYFTEQEIANFGQGFDWQNLIFTKAPILSTSLNVSGGSPKTKYSISGSFFGQDGIIKGSDYDRYSLRANINHTVSDKIALLFNSNLTHLKTERRDSGGGSRGNSMIGAALSAAPISQPYNEDGSYNVLGNEYPFIAPDIINPLNFLNEQMSIVKANIVLTNMAFVYKPIPDLTLKISGGIENRDDRTDAYTSRNFFNSDGRASVNTSQFRSLLSENTLSYDKTFASKHQLNALLGFTYQDFTSTYLSASGVGFLSDSFETYSLQAASTPGIPSSGYSNSVLISYLSRVNYTFDDRFLFTFSFRTDGSSKYSPGNKWGFFPSGAFAYRVFKESFVENSNWLSDLKVRTSWGLTGSQAISPYATLNQLNPGNTVFQNSLYNTFAPSTVLPGNLKWETTEQIDVGFDMGFLEDRILFNADYYIKNTRDLLNTVRLPSSLGFTTTIQNVGKVQNKGVELSLDGKVLTGDFKWDVFGNVSFNKNKVLSLHNGEDILGAYVSVLVVGDNVTILREGRPIGQFWGYQEDGYDENGNINFVDQDDNGIINDNDKTYIGDPNPKFIYGFNSTMNYKNFEFSFFLQGSHGNDIFNVSSITSTMDFGQGMNMPKEVLYDHWTPENTNAKYPLISRNTAVRVSDRFIEDGSYLRFKNIQLAYNLPAALLFKKSLNSAQVYVSAQNFITLTGYSWWDPEVNSRGAGTQLGIDHYSYPIPKSLTMGVRLGF
- a CDS encoding RagB/SusD family nutrient uptake outer membrane protein yields the protein MKRITTIQLYILPVFLLLLVSCEDLLLEQPKTVAVENFYNTAEEVETAVNAIYSPLRSTRAEQIAILDAHSDWGYGRGSRAQYNDFAGLNATNINTAGSRWNSFYQAIRNANLVIFNAPNGDNISEEDVNYFIAEAKFLRALSYFDLVRNWAGVPLRTEDNMLEIDLPKSSVSEVYELILSDLEYAETHLNATAKVIGRPTINAAKTLLADVHLSLGNYDQAMEKSKEVIDSNKYSLVPVEEANDFRTDIFGSDLVTSTEEVFYFKYSREIGQGNFMLFILNHPSTGYFNFGGAYAHYSDASNPFYINWEDGDLRKELWDKVDFGLGPNTLVSNKYMELDAVGRSDGGNDLPIYRYAEVLLIFAESSARNANAVTPEALETLNKIKRRAYGLAIDSPSEVDYSFSSGEITEFLDALLQERAYEFIFEGKRWLDLKRVGRAQEMVMKNKGITIADAHYLWPIPLSELNFNGALDPDTDQNPGY
- a CDS encoding FAD-dependent oxidoreductase, which gives rise to MKRRDMIAAMGTLSLGVAASPFAKGDVLKEPYKVVQKNITTDVVVVGGGTAGAVAAIQVGRAGKKVTLIECVSQLGGTTTTAGVAFPGIFFAWGKQIISGIGWENVQEAVELNGDTLPNFSIPHGRQHWEHQVRLNGPLFSLILEQKCVEAGVDLRYYETPTKIEFKNGFWEMETVGKGITTKIKCKQIIDCSGNAIAANIAGLDLLKEAETQPGTLIFRLGGYDMKALDLDMIKKEYEAAINSGELKREEFRGNIVRLLSSKGDNIQHIRGADSTTSESHTAANIHARSSLLKHLKFLKRLPGCENVVIEDMRTEIGIRETYRIDGLYQITHEDYTSGKVFEDSISYSYYPIDLHIIEHGVTPKQLSEGVVATVPLRALIPKNSKNFMVAGRCLSSDRLANSALRVQGSSMAMGQAAGATAVIACQRNVSPADVPLDEVRDLLRSHGAIVPTV